A single window of Botrytis cinerea B05.10 chromosome 15, complete sequence DNA harbors:
- the Bcnsr1 gene encoding Bcnsr1 — translation MAKTKDTKVAKASKKTETAKATATKAAKPAPKPAKKAATPSSDSESGSDSDSSESEEEKPAPKATKAKANGKAAKVEKKETAKKAAASESEDSDDSSDSESEEEAKPVVAAAKKVQKVVDAGKAKVNGAAKAVAKATEDSDDSDSSDSSEEEEKKASGSDSDSSDSDSESASEAEAEAPSKKRKAEDEPEASTKKSKTEETAEDNGSKNLFVGNLSWNIDDEWLYREFEEFGEISGARVISDKATGRSKGFGYVEFVKSSDAAAALAAKKGALIDGREANVDFSTPRDTTAPRERANNRAAQFGDAKNPPSDTLFLGNLSFDADENVVGEAFGEHGTVVNVRLPTDQETGNPKGFGYVTFGSVEDATAAYDAMMGADIAGRPVRLDYATPRPERSEGGGFGGRGGGRGGGGRGGGRGGGRGGFGDRGGRGGARGGARGGRGGSTNRGGFGDFKGKKMSFE, via the exons ATGGCTAAGACAAAGGATACCAAGGTTGCTAAGGCTTCCAAGAAGACTGAG ACCGCAAAGGCTACTGCCACCAAGGCCGCCAAGCCAGCTCCAAAGCCAGCCAAGAAGGCTGCCACTCCATCCTCCGACAGCGAATCTGGTTCCGACTCGGATTCTTCTGAATCTGAGGAGGAGAAGCCAGCGCCAAAGGCCACCAAGGCTAAGGCTAACGGAAAGGCTGCCAAGgtcgagaagaaagag ACTGCCAAGAAGGCTGCTGCTTCTGAAAGCGAAGATAGTGACGACTCAAGCGACTCCGAATCCGAGGAGGAGGCTAAGCCAgttgttgctgctgccaAGAAGGTTCAAAAGGTTGTCGATGCCGGTAAGGCAAAGGTCAACGGTGCTGCTAAGGCCGTCGCCAAGGCTACT GAGGACTCTGACGACTCCGACAGCTCTGATTCctccgaggaagaagagaagaaggcatCTGGATCTGACTCTGACTCTTCCGATTCTGACAGCGAGTCTGCCAGCGAGGCTGAGGCCGAGGCACCATCCAAGAAGCGTAAGGCTGAGGATGAGCCAGAGGCTTCCACCAAGAAGTCCAAGACTGAGGAGACTGCTGAGGATAACGGAAGCAAGAACTTGTTCGTTGGAAACTTGAGCTGGAACATTGATGACGAGTGGCTCTACCGCGAGTTTGAGGAGTTTGGTGAGATCAGTGGTGCTCGTGTCATCAGTGACAAGGCTACTGGACGCTCCAAGGGTTTCGGATACGTTGAGTTCGTCAAGTCAAGTGATGCTGCTGCCGCTCTTGCTGCCAAGAAGGGTGCTCTCATTGATGGTCGTGAGGCCAACGTTGACTTCTCCACTCCCCGTGATACCACCGCACCAAGAGAGCGTGCTAACAACCGCGCTGCTCAATTCGGTGATGCCAAGAACCCACCTTCCGACACCCTCTTCCTCGGTAACCTTTCCTTCGATGCCGATGAGAACGTTGTTGGTGAAGCTTTCGGTGAGCACGGAACTGTTGTCAACGTCAGACTTCCAACTGACCA GGAAACTGGTAACCCCAAGGGTTTCGGATACGTTACCTTCGGTTCCGTTGAGGATGCTACTGCCGCTTATGATGCTATGATGGGTGCTGATATTGCCGGCCGTCCAGTCAGACTTGACTATGCTACTCCCCGTCCAGAGCGCAGTGAGGGTGGTGGCTTCGGTGGCCGTGGTGGTGGACGTGGTGGCGGTGGACGTGGTGGCGGACGTGGTGGTGGACGTGGTGGCTTCGGTGACCGTGGAGGACGTGGTGGTGCTCGTGGTGGTGCCCGTGGAGGTCGTGGAGGCAGCACTAACCGTGGTGGCTTCGGTGACTtcaagggaaagaagatgtcTTTCGAATAA
- the Bcnsr1 gene encoding Bcnsr1: MAKTKDTKVAKASKKTETAKATATKAAKPAPKPAKKAATPSSDSESGSDSDSSESEEEKPAPKATKAKANGKAAKVEKKEVESSSSDSSSSSEAEDDSSSSESETDSEPAAKTAKKAAASESEDSDDSSDSESEEEAKPVVAAAKKVQKVVDAGKAKVNGAAKAVAKATEDSDDSDSSDSSEEEEKKASGSDSDSSDSDSESASEAEAEAPSKKRKAEDEPEASTKKSKTEETAEDNGSKNLFVGNLSWNIDDEWLYREFEEFGEISGARVISDKATGRSKGFGYVEFVKSSDAAAALAAKKGALIDGREANVDFSTPRDTTAPRERANNRAAQFGDAKNPPSDTLFLGNLSFDADENVVGEAFGEHGTVVNVRLPTDQETGNPKGFGYVTFGSVEDATAAYDAMMGADIAGRPVRLDYATPRPERSEGGGFGGRGGGRGGGGRGGGRGGGRGGFGDRGGRGGARGGARGGRGGSTNRGGFGDFKGKKMSFE, translated from the exons ATGGCTAAGACAAAGGATACCAAGGTTGCTAAGGCTTCCAAGAAGACTGAG ACCGCAAAGGCTACTGCCACCAAGGCCGCCAAGCCAGCTCCAAAGCCAGCCAAGAAGGCTGCCACTCCATCCTCCGACAGCGAATCTGGTTCCGACTCGGATTCTTCTGAATCTGAGGAGGAGAAGCCAGCGCCAAAGGCCACCAAGGCTAAGGCTAACGGAAAGGCTGCCAAGgtcgagaagaaagaggtaGAATCATCCTCCTCTGactcctcatcttcgtctgAAGCCGAAGATGattcctcatcatctgaatCCGAAACTGACTCTGAACCCGCCGCAAAGACTGCCAAGAAGGCTGCTGCTTCTGAAAGCGAAGATAGTGACGACTCAAGCGACTCCGAATCCGAGGAGGAGGCTAAGCCAgttgttgctgctgccaAGAAGGTTCAAAAGGTTGTCGATGCCGGTAAGGCAAAGGTCAACGGTGCTGCTAAGGCCGTCGCCAAGGCTACT GAGGACTCTGACGACTCCGACAGCTCTGATTCctccgaggaagaagagaagaaggcatCTGGATCTGACTCTGACTCTTCCGATTCTGACAGCGAGTCTGCCAGCGAGGCTGAGGCCGAGGCACCATCCAAGAAGCGTAAGGCTGAGGATGAGCCAGAGGCTTCCACCAAGAAGTCCAAGACTGAGGAGACTGCTGAGGATAACGGAAGCAAGAACTTGTTCGTTGGAAACTTGAGCTGGAACATTGATGACGAGTGGCTCTACCGCGAGTTTGAGGAGTTTGGTGAGATCAGTGGTGCTCGTGTCATCAGTGACAAGGCTACTGGACGCTCCAAGGGTTTCGGATACGTTGAGTTCGTCAAGTCAAGTGATGCTGCTGCCGCTCTTGCTGCCAAGAAGGGTGCTCTCATTGATGGTCGTGAGGCCAACGTTGACTTCTCCACTCCCCGTGATACCACCGCACCAAGAGAGCGTGCTAACAACCGCGCTGCTCAATTCGGTGATGCCAAGAACCCACCTTCCGACACCCTCTTCCTCGGTAACCTTTCCTTCGATGCCGATGAGAACGTTGTTGGTGAAGCTTTCGGTGAGCACGGAACTGTTGTCAACGTCAGACTTCCAACTGACCA GGAAACTGGTAACCCCAAGGGTTTCGGATACGTTACCTTCGGTTCCGTTGAGGATGCTACTGCCGCTTATGATGCTATGATGGGTGCTGATATTGCCGGCCGTCCAGTCAGACTTGACTATGCTACTCCCCGTCCAGAGCGCAGTGAGGGTGGTGGCTTCGGTGGCCGTGGTGGTGGACGTGGTGGCGGTGGACGTGGTGGCGGACGTGGTGGTGGACGTGGTGGCTTCGGTGACCGTGGAGGACGTGGTGGTGCTCGTGGTGGTGCCCGTGGAGGTCGTGGAGGCAGCACTAACCGTGGTGGCTTCGGTGACTtcaagggaaagaagatgtcTTTCGAATAA
- the Bcser8 gene encoding Bcser8 — translation MVASIAAFAAFLAVGLVSSSPIKARTPYAVKETHYPPAQWQRVGPARSNHMINLQIGLKQGQFDELERHLYEVSDPDHHRYGQHLSADEVNDLVKPSDETHNLVHEWLQDNNIEPASLEYSPAKDWIKVTISIEDIESLLDTEYSTYQHEDGEYIVRTPEWSLPLHLHDHIDTIQPTNSFFRPRAVAKTMKKINEAAEYEALAPSTYKPPTVGQTAADVCNVSSVTPLCLRTLYGTVDYKVQAAGKNKMALTNYLGESNNRSDTKLFLEQYRPEAASAAYSFDVQVIAGGNNDQGQENATELAAGKDLEGNLDSETMLGIGYPTPLIAYTTGGSPPFTPDEQTPTDTNEPYLTWLQYVLSQKNLPGVVSNSYQDTEQTVPYSYAVSVCKGFAQLGARGVSVLFGSGDNGVGADGTCISNVDNSTTFLAMFPSTCPYVTSVGGTKFINPEVVATDARNGYVSGGGFSRYFPRPSWQDAALKPYLASLPKNITSFFNATGRGFPDIAAQGYAYITVWNGTTVHLDGTSAATPAASAILALINDALIAAGKPTLGWLNPWLYKKGYKAFTDVTIGSASGCGTDGFPAATGWDAATGFGTPYFPKIKDLVLGSGGHGHN, via the exons ATGGTGGCTTCAATTGCTGCGTTCGCGGCATTTCTCGCAGTGGGTTTGGTCTCGAGCTCTCCTATCAAAGCTCGTACGCCATATGCTGTGAAGGAAACTCATTATCCGCCAGCTCAATGGCAAAGAGTGGGACCCGCTCGTTCAAACCATATGATTAATCTTCAAATTGGTTTGAAGCAAGGCCAATTCGATGAATTGGAACGCCATCTTTATGAAG TCTCTGATCCTGATCACCACCGTTATGGTCAACATCTTAGTGCCGATGAAGTGAATGATCTCGTTAAGCCTTCGGATGAAACTCATAACCTCGTTCATGAATGGCTTCAAGACAACAACATTGAGCCAGCCTCTCTTGAGTACAGTCCAGCTAAAGACTGGATTAAAGTTACCATCTCCATTGAGGATATTGAAAGCCTTCTCGACACCGAATATTCAACATATCAgcatgaagatggagaataCATAGTCCGCACTCCAGAATGGTCTTtgcctcttcatctccatgaTCACATCGATACAATCCAGCCTaccaattctttcttcagaCCACGCGCTGTAGCAAAGACaatgaagaaaatcaatGAAGCCGCAGAATATGAAGCGTTAGCACCATCAACCTACAAACCTCCTACTGTTGGACAAACTGCGGCAGACGTATGCAATGTCTCATCCGTAACTCCACTTTGCCTTCGAACTCTTTACGGTACCGTAGACTACAAGGTTCAAGCAGCTGGCAAGAACAAGATGGCTCTTACAAACTACCTCGGCGAATCTAACAATCGATCCGACACCAAACTTTTCCTTGAACAATATAGACCCGAAGCAGCATCAGCAGCATACAGTTTTGATGTTCAAGTCATTGCTGGGGGTAATAATGATCAAGGACAAGAAAACGCCACCGAACTCGCAGCTGGCAAGGATCTTGAGGGAAATTTGGATTCGGAAACTATGCTAGGAATTGGTTATCCAACACCATTGATTGCTTACACAACCGGAGGTTCCCCTCCTTTTACCCCGGATGAGCAAACACCTACTGATACCAACGAGCCTTACCTTACATGGTTGCAATATGTGCTCAGTCAAAAGAATCTTCCAGGAGTAGTAAGCAACTCATATCAAGATACTGAACAAACTGTTCCATATTCTTACGCCGTTTCCGTCTGCAAAGGCTTTGCCCAATTGGGAGCTAGAGGTGTTTCCGTTCTTTTCGGATCTGGAGACAACGGTGTCGGAGCAGATGGCACATGTATTTCGAATGTGGACAACAGCACTACTTTCCTCGCCATGTTTCCTTCTACTTGCCCTTACGTCACATCAGTTGGTGGAACAAAATTTATCAACCCAGAAGTCGTAGCTACAGATGCCCGAAATGGATATGTCTCCGGAGGTGGATTTTCTCGTTATTTCCCTCGTCCTTCTTGGCAAGATGCAGCTTTGAAACCATATCTCGCCTCTTTGCCTAAGAACATTACAAGCTTCTTCAACGCAACAGGTCGCGGCTTCCCGGATATCGCAGCCCAAGGATATGCTTACATCACTGTCTGGAACGGTACCACCGTCCATCTCGATGGAACTTCAGCTGCTACTCCTGCCGCTTCTGCAATTCTCGCTTTAATTAACGATGCTTTGATCGCAGCTGGAAAACCAACATTGGGATGGTTAAACCCTTGGTTATACAAAAAGGGATATAAAGCATTCACCGATGTGACGATCGGATCTGCAAGTGGATGCGGTACTGATGGATTCCCGGCAGCAACTGGCTGGGACGCGGCTACCGGTTTCGGTACTCCT TATTtcccaaaaatcaaagatcTCGTTTTGGGCTCGGGCGGTCATGGACATAACTGA
- the Bctaf7 gene encoding Bctaf7, translated as MSGPFKLKLSLKTNGGTNASPGPSTPTTPSALTPGGSKPKIKLSSKPAGSPPFPPAPSSSQPKSTKAGRAPKPTQKLVDSRKRVKKEDDSGDETISVIPRKPNLHDEPAKKKVKISIKPKAPAMAGVNGLPKTPVMMKAKIKGKPPKRPLGEGYDSEASDTEKDPSIEEAFIFRMIPGDDCDYLRTCITEKKMGINPKVGGADVQMKFFHAEGRRAAVIIRGNVYAATLVDLPCIVEGMKSWDKRGWYKSADICQMLWIYQRVENEEEAKNAPLPGIIDPQTFQYPHGLTAPMHLARKRRFRKRISRTAIEAVEEAVEKLLEDDRKAVSSEYKVISPEREQSSQVFSPGSYGDEGEDQYSEDEDAEGEADDGGYFSQINNADGVASGDEMGGDLEADLAAEMEAELEAGAGFEDIAATPMSMSGVAATPMLLGDTPAPNEEDDSGDESIEDGESGDEGSEADDVDDDEKARLAQLQEAKEDIVDLEKQIEGLQAQLAAQNNPILRRRIEDKSRKLKAELEIKKSSIGEAEDD; from the coding sequence ATGAGCGGCCCATTTAAGCTAAAGTTGAGTCTCAAGACAAATGGAGGAACGAATGCATCACCGGGACCTTCCACACCTACCACACCATCAGCTCTCACGCCTGGCGGATCCAAACCGAAGATAAAACTGAGCAGTAAACCTGCAGGTTCACCCCCTTTTCCACCTGCGCCTAGCTCATCGCAACCAAAATCTACAAAAGCAGGTCGAGCACCTAAACCCACACAGAAGCTCGTAGACTCGCGCAAGAGAGttaagaaagaagatgacaGTGGCGATGAAACTATCTCTGTTATACCAAGGAAGCCGAACCTTCACGATGAACctgcgaagaagaaagtcaagatTAGTATCAAGCCAAAAGCACCTGCCATGGCTGGTGTCAATGGACTTCCAAAGACACCGGTTATGATGAAGGCTAAAATTAAGGGCAAACCACCGAAAAGACCTCTTGGAGAAGGTTATGACTCTGAAGCCAGTGATACGGAGAAAGATCCCTCCATCGAAGAAGCATTTATCTTTCGAATGATTCCCGGCGACGATTGTGACTACCTACGAACATGCATCACCGAGAAAAAAATGGGTATCAATCCAAAAGTCGGAGGCGCAGATGTGCAAATGAAATTTTTTCATGCCGAAGGTAGACGAGCTGCTGTTATTATCCGTGGAAATGTCTATGCCGCTACTCTTGTCGACTTGCCATGTATTGTTGAAGGAATGAAGAGTTGGGATAAAAGAGGGTGGTATAAAAGTGCGGATATTTGTCAAATGCTTTGGATTTATCAAAGggttgagaatgaagaagaggccAAAAATGCCCCATTGCCAGGAATCATTGATCCacaaacttttcaatatccaCATGGTCTTACTGCTCCAATGCATTTAGCACGAAAACGGCGTTTTAGAAAACGTATCAGTAGAACTGCAATCGAGGCTGTAGAGGAAGCGGTTGAGAAACTTCTTGAAGATGATCGAAAAGCTGTATCCTCAGAATACAAAGTTATTTCGCCAGAAAGAGAACAAAGTAGCCAAGTATTCAGTCCGGGAAGTTATGgcgatgaaggagaagaccAGTATtcggaagatgaagatgctgAAGGAGAAGCTGACGATGGTGGTTACTTCTCTCAGATCAACAACGCCGATGGTGTCGCGTCTGGGGATGAAATGGGCGGGGATCTCGAAGCTGATCTCGCAGCAGAGATGGAAGCCGAATTGGAAGCAGGAGCAggctttgaagatattgctGCTACTCCTATGTCTATGTCAGGTGTCGCAGCCACTCCTATGCTACTAGGCGATACTCCAGCTCccaatgaagaagatgacagTGGTGATGAATCGATTGAAGATGGGGAGAGTGGAGATGAAGGAAGTGAAGcggatgatgttgatgacgATGAAAAAGCACGCTTGGCCCAGCTCCAAGAAGCCAAAGAAGATATcgtggatttggagaaacAGATTGAAGGTCTACAAGCACAGTTGGCAGCTCAGAATAATCCAATTCTGCGCAGGAGAATCGAAGATAAATCAAGAAAACTTAAGGCTGAGTTGGAGATCAAGAAATCTTCGATTGGAGAGGCAGAGGATGATTAG